Within the Verrucomicrobiota bacterium genome, the region ACGGAAAGAACTGCAGGACCGATTTATCCGCTTAAGGCCTCACATGCCCTTCACTCCACCCAGTGTGCAGGGAACCCTGATTTTTCCTGGCTTTGATGGAGCAGCGGAATGGGGTGGCCAGGCCGTGGACCCCAACGGGATCCTTTATGTTAACAGTAACGAAATGCCATGGATTCTGACCATGGTTAACGCCGCGGGCGGAGCCACCAATGGGGAACGGGTTTTCTTGCAAATGTGCTCGGCCTGCCATGGCCAGGATCGCCTTGGCAGCGAAAACCAGGGGACCACGATCCCGCCCCTGACTTTGGAAAAGTTGGCGGAAAAACAATTGGACCCGGCAGCGGTGACGGAAAAGATTAAAAAAGGCGCAGGGATTATGCCTTCCTTTGGGTTTCTTGCAGAAAAAGATTTGGACGCGGTTATCAAATACTTGTTTGAAGAAGCCGAGTCGGGCTCGGTCGACCGCCAATCCGGACAGACAACTATTGCTACCAGCTACGGGCATACCGGTTACAACAAATGGAAAACGGCGAATGATTACCCAGCTGTAAAACCTCCCTGGGGAACTCTGAATGCCATCGACCTGAATACCGGGGAGTATGTCTGGAAAACCACGCTGGGCGAATTTGAGGAATTGACCGCCCAGGGGATTCCACCCACAGGCACGGAAAACTACGGTGGCCCGGTTATCACGGCAGGAGGGGTCCTCTTTATCGGAGCCAGCCTCGATGAACATTTCCGCGCATTCGATATGAGTACGGGCAAAGAGTTGTTTAAGTCCAAACTGCCCGCCGCCGGATACGCGACCCCGGCGACTTACGCGGTAAATGGTAAACAGTATATAGTGATCGCTTGTGGTGGTGGTAAATTGGGTACTCAAAGCGGCGACGCCTATGTCGCGTTTTCTTTGCCCTGATCCAGGGGAATTAATATAGATTCAGGAGGAAGTTTAAATAATTACAAACGCCCTTAAACATCGATAGAACCTAGTAGAAACGCTTATTATAAAGGCTTCAAATAGACTTGCCTAAGCCTCAGGCTAGGGTATCAATATCGTCCTATTAAATAAAGGAGCTCTGAATGCTCTTTAGCGGAATGCGATCTTAGGCGTCATAAATCGATTCTGTTCTCAACTATGGCGCATTGTTTAATAAGATGGAAATATACGTAGGAAACCTACCTTGGTCGGCAGAAGATCAAGACTTAAACGATGCCTTCGGCCAATTTGGCGAAGTGACATCTGCTAAAATAATCAGTGACCGTGAAACAGGTAGATCCCGTGGATTTGCTTTTGTAACCATGGCAAATGACGAAGATGCACGAAAAGCAATTGAAGCACTCAATGAATCAGAATTCATGGGGCGTAATATGAACTGCCGCGAAGCAACCCCACGTCAAGAACGTCCCCGCCATGGCGGCGGCGGAGGCGGCGGAGGAGGCAGAGGCGGATTCAATCGCGGTGGTGACCGTGGCGGAAACCGCGGTGGCGATCGTGGTGGTGATCGTGGAGGCGATCGTGGCAGAGATCGACGCTATTAAACCCAAAAATATTTAAAGCAATAAGGCCTTCCTATTTGGGAGGCCTTTTTTATTGGAATACCTCCTCAAGGGCCTGCTTCATTACTTCAACGGAAGGTTCTTGACCTGTCCACATGCGAAACCCAATAGCCCCTTGATACACGAGCATACCCAAACCGTCCA harbors:
- a CDS encoding RNA-binding protein; amino-acid sequence: MEIYVGNLPWSAEDQDLNDAFGQFGEVTSAKIISDRETGRSRGFAFVTMANDEDARKAIEALNESEFMGRNMNCREATPRQERPRHGGGGGGGGGRGGFNRGGDRGGNRGGDRGGDRGGDRGRDRRY